One window of Candidatus Bathyarchaeia archaeon genomic DNA carries:
- a CDS encoding Lrp/AsnC family transcriptional regulator, with product MVDQTDLEILKVLEKDSSLPYAEVARILKMNEATVRKRILTLKERGVIKKFTIIVDPSKIGLKSVAIIGLDVDPAKLLEACEKLSQIPEIRYVATSTGDHVVMTEVWATDGRHLSQIISEKIGKIEGVKKVCPALILEKIKE from the coding sequence ATGGTCGACCAAACGGACCTCGAAATCTTAAAAGTCCTAGAAAAGGATTCAAGCCTTCCCTACGCTGAGGTCGCGAGAATTCTCAAAATGAATGAGGCCACGGTTAGAAAAAGAATCCTCACGCTAAAAGAAAGGGGCGTCATAAAAAAGTTCACCATCATAGTGGATCCCTCGAAAATCGGCTTAAAATCGGTCGCCATCATCGGACTGGACGTAGACCCCGCAAAGCTACTGGAGGCCTGCGAAAAGCTTTCCCAGATCCCTGAAATAAGGTATGTCGCCACATCCACGGGAGACCACGTGGTCATGACCGAAGTTTGGGCGACCGACGGAAGACACCTCTCCCAAATAATATCAGAAAAAATCGGGAAAATAGAAGGCGTAAAAAAGGTATGCCCCGCACTCATACTGGAGAAAATAAAGGAGTAA
- a CDS encoding cation diffusion facilitator family transporter, with translation MFHSRVGALRLSLALISTAVFVEGVAGLLTRSLALIADAAHASLDVLVTAMLLAAVTWSTRPPDRDHMYGHGKVESLGGLFGGLALTSFSALLVYRATGRLFSPVEVKPGLIGVGAALYTLFIDVMRIKALSRISESLAVRADRLHALSDFASTLIALVGLLLAHFKVYYGDPAASILLGGMLTYLSLRVIRDAFRDLSDRVSPAYVEAVKSVILGSNGVSRLRELRVRRVGDETFMDASIEVKGGQTVDQAHLIASQLEERLRRRFKDVSAVIHVEPSSEDVDLKELARNVCLSVEGVEDAHKITVTNVDSGSALSVHVLVNPKISLLEAHKIADSVENRLREEIPSLTETLIHIEPHERGVRTGGLTGEAEAERALREVMKQRKFRWIRSMKVLSVFNVEGKSVFLVKCKLDGGLSVYESHRLAERVKEAVQKAVPSAEVEVHTEPS, from the coding sequence TTGTTTCACAGCCGCGTCGGGGCGTTACGGTTATCATTGGCGTTGATCTCGACAGCGGTATTTGTTGAAGGGGTAGCTGGCCTACTCACCAGGAGCCTGGCCCTTATAGCTGACGCGGCTCACGCCTCCCTAGACGTGTTGGTTACGGCCATGTTACTGGCTGCGGTCACATGGTCCACTAGGCCTCCTGACAGAGACCACATGTATGGACATGGGAAGGTGGAGTCCTTGGGCGGTCTTTTCGGCGGATTAGCTTTGACGTCTTTTTCCGCGTTGTTGGTTTACAGGGCTACGGGTAGGCTTTTTAGTCCAGTTGAAGTTAAACCGGGGTTGATAGGGGTGGGAGCGGCTTTGTACACTTTGTTTATCGACGTTATGAGGATTAAGGCGTTGAGCCGCATCTCTGAGAGTTTAGCGGTTCGAGCGGATAGGTTACACGCCTTATCCGACTTTGCGTCCACGCTTATCGCTTTAGTCGGGTTACTTTTAGCTCACTTTAAAGTGTATTATGGGGATCCAGCGGCCTCCATCTTGCTGGGAGGCATGTTAACTTATCTGAGTCTGAGGGTGATTAGAGACGCTTTCAGGGATCTAAGCGACAGGGTTTCCCCCGCTTACGTGGAGGCTGTGAAGTCTGTTATTCTCGGGTCGAATGGTGTGAGTAGGCTTCGTGAACTTAGGGTGAGGAGGGTAGGGGATGAAACCTTTATGGACGCCTCCATCGAGGTGAAGGGTGGGCAGACCGTTGATCAAGCTCACCTCATCGCCTCTCAGCTGGAGGAAAGGTTGAGAAGGCGATTTAAAGACGTCAGTGCCGTCATCCACGTGGAGCCCTCATCTGAGGATGTGGACTTAAAGGAGCTTGCTCGAAACGTTTGTCTCAGCGTTGAAGGTGTGGAGGATGCCCATAAGATAACGGTTACGAATGTTGACTCTGGGTCCGCGTTGTCCGTTCACGTCCTCGTGAATCCTAAGATAAGTTTGTTAGAGGCCCATAAGATAGCGGACTCGGTGGAAAATCGACTCAGGGAGGAGATTCCCTCTTTAACCGAGACCTTAATTCACATCGAACCTCATGAGCGTGGGGTTCGAACTGGGGGGTTAACTGGGGAGGCGGAGGCGGAGCGCGCCCTGAGAGAGGTGATGAAGCAGCGTAAGTTCCGTTGGATTCGCTCGATGAAAGTTTTATCCGTCTTCAACGTCGAGGGGAAGTCGGTGTTTCTGGTTAAATGCAAGTTGGATGGAGGCCTATCCGTCTATGAAAGCCATCGGTTGGCGGAGAGGGTTAAGGAAGCCGTTCAGAAGGCGGTTCCATCCGCTGAAGTGGAGGTTCACACCGAACCCAGTTAA
- a CDS encoding metalloregulator ArsR/SmtB family transcription factor: MEDKVKFFKALGDETRLKIVRYLLNHKYCACDFTQMTKRDQTTISRHLKILVEAGILKNEKKGRNIIYSIKDGEVEKILLNLGITGLKSCC, encoded by the coding sequence ATGGAGGATAAAGTGAAATTTTTCAAAGCCTTAGGAGACGAAACGAGACTTAAAATAGTCAGATACCTCTTAAATCATAAATACTGTGCTTGTGATTTCACGCAAATGACAAAGAGAGATCAAACAACAATTTCAAGACATCTCAAAATTTTGGTTGAAGCGGGAATTTTGAAGAACGAGAAGAAAGGTAGGAATATTATTTACAGTATTAAGGATGGTGAAGTTGAGAAAATATTGTTAAACTTGGGAATAACAGGGCTAAAATCTTGTTGTTAA
- a CDS encoding FGGY-family carbohydrate kinase has translation MTYFIGVDIGTLGTKSVLVDVEGKILASAFKEYGVISLKPGWAEQHPSTWFDAFCETVKSLLKASDVDSKDVAGICVSSLYGGSGVLCDEEMKPLRPSLIWADRRAMDECRWVRERIGEEEIFKVTGNVIDPYYGYTKMLYVKFKEPKIWERTKHILTPNGYCAYRVTGSVSTDLSSAGNYGGIFNIHKRVWSEELMDELGIPRSLFPEMLSMAKDVVGEVTREGEELTGLRKGTPVMAGGIDAPVSALSSGAIEDGDLSCMLGTSMCNGFINGELRLSPKLVNYPYVIRDREMLYSFAGVVTAGYCVRWFRDQLGRRETELAGQLGLSGYAVLDLMAEKVPPGSDGLVFLPHMMIGERAPYWDDHVRGTLAGLTVYHTKAHVFRAFLEGVAYALRYSVEAALEAGMPLKRALLVDGGARSALWRRIMTDVTGRVMEYIAGAVGAPLGDALLAGVGCGALKGYEAIRDWVKVTEKVKPEPQNRVVYDKQYKIFRALYESLKEIYKQF, from the coding sequence GTGACCTACTTTATCGGTGTGGACATTGGAACCCTCGGAACGAAGTCTGTTCTAGTGGATGTGGAGGGTAAGATTTTAGCGTCTGCGTTCAAGGAGTATGGGGTTATATCCCTTAAGCCCGGTTGGGCTGAACAGCATCCGAGCACATGGTTTGACGCCTTCTGCGAAACGGTGAAATCGCTGTTGAAAGCCTCTGACGTTGACTCTAAGGATGTCGCTGGGATATGCGTTAGCAGCTTGTACGGTGGGAGCGGCGTGCTCTGCGACGAGGAGATGAAGCCGCTTCGCCCCAGCTTGATATGGGCTGATAGGAGAGCGATGGATGAATGCCGATGGGTGAGGGAGCGAATCGGAGAGGAGGAGATATTCAAGGTGACCGGCAATGTCATCGACCCTTACTACGGGTACACGAAGATGCTATACGTGAAGTTCAAAGAGCCTAAGATATGGGAGAGAACTAAACACATCCTAACCCCGAACGGATACTGCGCGTACAGGGTTACGGGGTCTGTTTCAACCGACCTTTCCAGCGCGGGAAACTACGGCGGTATCTTCAACATTCATAAAAGGGTTTGGTCCGAGGAGTTGATGGACGAGCTTGGCATACCTAGAAGCCTCTTCCCCGAGATGCTATCGATGGCTAAGGATGTGGTGGGGGAGGTAACCCGGGAGGGAGAGGAGTTAACTGGGCTTCGTAAAGGGACGCCGGTGATGGCGGGGGGTATAGACGCGCCGGTAAGTGCCCTAAGCTCGGGGGCGATAGAGGACGGAGACCTCTCCTGTATGCTGGGGACTTCCATGTGCAACGGATTCATCAACGGCGAGCTTCGCCTATCCCCTAAGCTGGTGAACTATCCCTACGTCATCCGGGACCGTGAAATGCTTTACTCATTCGCTGGCGTGGTTACCGCCGGGTACTGCGTCAGATGGTTTAGGGACCAGTTGGGAAGACGGGAGACTGAGCTAGCTGGTCAACTAGGCCTCAGCGGGTACGCCGTCCTAGATTTGATGGCTGAGAAGGTGCCTCCAGGCTCCGACGGCCTAGTATTCCTCCCCCACATGATGATCGGGGAGAGAGCCCCCTACTGGGATGATCACGTCCGGGGAACCTTAGCTGGGCTGACCGTATATCACACGAAGGCGCATGTCTTCAGAGCCTTCTTAGAAGGAGTAGCCTACGCTTTAAGGTACAGTGTTGAAGCCGCCTTGGAGGCGGGTATGCCGCTGAAACGCGCCTTGCTGGTCGATGGGGGAGCCAGGTCGGCTTTGTGGAGGAGGATCATGACCGACGTCACAGGCAGGGTGATGGAGTACATCGCGGGCGCCGTTGGAGCCCCGCTTGGGGACGCGTTATTGGCTGGGGTGGGATGCGGAGCGTTGAAAGGCTACGAGGCGATAAGGGATTGGGTTAAAGTCACGGAGAAGGTTAAGCCTGAACCTCAGAACAGGGTTGTCTACGACAAGCAGTACAAGATTTTCAGAGCCCTATACGAATCCTTAAAAGAGATTTACAAGCAATTCTAA
- a CDS encoding radical SAM protein, with the protein MAREIESVVTRGSLRKYYRTARPGRWYGGIATADCCGCCLKCVFCWSGAPRDNPSGIGRLYSPEHIFNKLVGCAEKFGYERLRVSGNEPTIGKEHLFKLLDLTDQTHYKFILESNGIMIDSSYAKQLSKYKCVHVRISLKGTSPKEFSTLTKATPEAFNLQLEALKNLLDAGVPCHPAVMLSFSHKKNYEALKNRLREVDLSLSRELEEEYVFLYPHVIERLSREGIKPHVAYKPNKIPKELI; encoded by the coding sequence TTGGCACGGGAAATCGAGAGCGTAGTGACTAGGGGAAGTCTTAGAAAATACTACAGAACCGCTAGGCCGGGGCGGTGGTATGGAGGTATCGCGACAGCTGACTGCTGTGGCTGTTGTTTGAAGTGTGTGTTCTGTTGGAGCGGGGCGCCGAGGGACAACCCCAGCGGGATCGGAAGGCTTTATTCTCCAGAGCACATATTTAACAAGCTTGTTGGCTGCGCTGAAAAGTTCGGCTATGAAAGGTTGAGGGTCAGTGGAAACGAGCCGACCATAGGTAAAGAACATCTCTTCAAACTGCTCGACTTGACAGATCAGACCCATTACAAATTTATTCTCGAATCGAATGGAATAATGATAGATTCCAGTTATGCCAAGCAACTTTCGAAGTATAAATGCGTCCACGTTAGGATTTCACTAAAAGGAACAAGCCCGAAGGAGTTTTCAACGCTTACAAAAGCTACGCCTGAGGCCTTCAACTTGCAGTTAGAAGCTTTAAAAAATCTGCTGGACGCCGGCGTACCATGCCACCCCGCCGTCATGTTATCGTTTAGCCACAAGAAGAACTATGAAGCGTTAAAAAATAGATTACGCGAGGTTGACTTAAGCCTATCCAGAGAGTTGGAAGAAGAATACGTTTTCCTCTATCCCCACGTTATTGAACGACTAAGCAGAGAAGGCATCAAACCACACGTAGCGTACAAACCAAACAAAATACCCAAAGAATTGATTTGA
- a CDS encoding uroporphyrinogen decarboxylase family protein yields MRPRDRVLDVVEHREPDRVPLDLFITPTAYLNVKRYLGVQDEDVVKWGWVEPLKVCERVLERLHIDVRRVYFKRPKGWVPRRLPGGVLEDEWGRRFKVIGEYYEIIHYPLAGAVEVEDVEDYPYPDPYAPGRTEGLRRDARRLFEETGYAVMGFPMLPSMDMFDPGLCLMGMKSFLLNLKLNPRVVEAYMDKMCELLMGFYDNFLGEVGEYVQIIYGTSLDSGHQRGMLISPQDWRKIFKPRLKRLYSFIKGKAPNVKIFFHSCGAIRPIINDLIEIGVDILNPIQPLAEGMDPESLKEEFGEKICFHGGIDVQRVMSSLGTLEDVEQEVKGKIKALAPGGGYILASSHNLQADSSPEKIVAMYDYARKHGEYPIKIN; encoded by the coding sequence ATGAGGCCTAGGGATCGTGTTCTCGACGTTGTTGAGCATAGGGAGCCTGATAGGGTTCCTCTGGACCTGTTCATAACGCCAACCGCTTACCTTAACGTTAAGCGTTATTTAGGGGTTCAGGATGAGGATGTGGTGAAGTGGGGCTGGGTTGAGCCCTTAAAGGTTTGCGAGAGGGTTTTAGAGAGGCTTCACATAGATGTTCGTAGAGTCTATTTTAAACGTCCTAAGGGCTGGGTTCCCAGGAGGCTTCCAGGGGGAGTCTTGGAGGATGAGTGGGGTAGAAGGTTTAAGGTTATCGGTGAATACTATGAGATAATCCATTACCCCCTAGCAGGGGCGGTGGAGGTGGAAGATGTTGAAGATTACCCTTACCCGGACCCCTACGCGCCTGGGAGAACTGAGGGTTTAAGAAGGGATGCTAGGAGGTTATTTGAGGAAACCGGTTACGCCGTTATGGGTTTTCCAATGCTGCCTTCCATGGACATGTTTGACCCAGGCCTTTGTTTAATGGGGATGAAAAGTTTCCTCCTCAACCTCAAGTTAAACCCTAGAGTTGTGGAAGCCTACATGGATAAAATGTGTGAGCTGCTCATGGGCTTCTACGATAACTTTCTAGGCGAGGTCGGCGAATACGTTCAAATAATCTACGGAACATCGTTAGATTCAGGACATCAAAGGGGCATGCTAATTTCACCTCAAGACTGGAGGAAAATCTTTAAGCCAAGGCTGAAGAGGCTTTACAGCTTCATTAAGGGGAAAGCGCCTAACGTTAAAATATTCTTCCATAGCTGCGGAGCCATAAGGCCCATCATAAATGACTTAATAGAGATAGGGGTTGACATCCTCAACCCGATTCAACCCCTAGCGGAGGGCATGGACCCCGAATCCCTGAAGGAAGAGTTCGGGGAGAAAATATGCTTTCACGGAGGAATCGACGTTCAGCGAGTCATGTCCTCTCTAGGAACGTTGGAGGATGTTGAGCAGGAGGTTAAGGGAAAAATTAAGGCCCTAGCGCCTGGCGGAGGCTACATACTCGCCTCATCCCACAATCTCCAAGCCGACTCCTCCCCTGAGAAGATAGTAGCCATGTACGACTACGCTCGAAAGCATGGCGAATACCCCATAAAAATCAACTAG
- a CDS encoding pyruvate kinase alpha/beta domain-containing protein — protein sequence MKVSVNDMGKVVREDYYFDEPGKENTEHVVEAVVKRVEETGIRDVVVASTSGETALRFAKALRGKAKVYCVTESPYRRELELGDWPCLKPELRKELVSLGVVVIDNVLYPFHSSVMDGSRWNTVFPDLIVKEVLYSFSQGIKVAVEVVLAAVSYGYLEPYKDVIGVGGTGEGADSAAIIRGTYPGLLFSKDEGKRLEIREIIAMPRRKKWWS from the coding sequence ATGAAGGTTTCGGTGAATGATATGGGTAAGGTTGTGAGGGAGGATTATTATTTCGATGAGCCTGGTAAGGAGAACACGGAGCATGTGGTTGAAGCCGTAGTGAAGAGGGTTGAGGAAACGGGGATCAGAGATGTTGTGGTCGCCAGCACTTCCGGGGAAACAGCCTTACGGTTCGCCAAAGCCCTGCGCGGCAAGGCTAAGGTTTACTGCGTCACGGAGAGTCCGTACAGGAGGGAGCTGGAGCTGGGTGATTGGCCTTGCCTTAAACCCGAGTTGAGAAAGGAGCTGGTAAGCCTCGGAGTCGTAGTTATAGATAACGTGCTCTACCCTTTCCACAGCTCAGTCATGGATGGAAGTCGATGGAACACGGTGTTCCCAGATTTAATTGTTAAGGAGGTCTTATACTCGTTCAGCCAAGGGATAAAGGTCGCAGTTGAAGTGGTGTTGGCGGCGGTTTCATACGGATACCTAGAGCCCTACAAAGACGTCATAGGCGTAGGCGGCACAGGTGAGGGGGCTGACTCAGCCGCCATCATCAGAGGAACATACCCTGGACTACTCTTCTCTAAGGATGAGGGAAAGAGGCTGGAGATCAGAGAGATCATCGCGATGCCGAGGCGGAAGAAATGGTGGAGCTGA
- a CDS encoding sugar phosphate isomerase/epimerase family protein has translation MKYSVSNWIYGEEPIEKTLKRLSKFGYDGVEVKGAPERYDVGELRDVLSSYDLEVSSICGLWPWDNTDHMKSNDLANPDEKVRTKAVKYVKDCLTFGSQLGASCMVVVVGGCGKTMRLHEKEWEFGVESVRLAGKHAEDVGVTMAIEPINRYELFLLNNVDQGLRFVKDVNMDGVKLMLDTFHMNIEETDPAASIRKAGEYLVHLHVADSNRQSVGRGHTDFKGIVKSLKEINYKGYLAMEPLPPTAANVYDLSQLDPSLLDLYAEECITQLKFYEKVT, from the coding sequence ATGAAGTATTCTGTTTCAAACTGGATTTATGGTGAAGAGCCTATAGAAAAGACGTTGAAGCGGCTTTCCAAGTTTGGTTATGACGGCGTGGAGGTGAAGGGGGCTCCGGAGCGTTACGATGTAGGAGAATTGAGGGATGTTTTGTCCAGCTACGACCTTGAGGTTTCCTCTATATGCGGCCTATGGCCGTGGGATAACACGGATCACATGAAATCCAACGACCTCGCTAACCCAGATGAAAAGGTGAGGACGAAAGCCGTTAAATACGTTAAGGATTGCCTGACCTTCGGCAGCCAGCTGGGAGCCTCCTGCATGGTGGTCGTTGTGGGGGGTTGTGGGAAAACCATGAGGCTACATGAAAAGGAGTGGGAGTTCGGCGTTGAGTCGGTGAGGTTGGCTGGAAAACACGCTGAGGACGTAGGCGTCACGATGGCCATTGAACCCATCAACCGATACGAGCTATTCCTATTAAACAACGTGGATCAAGGGTTAAGGTTCGTTAAGGACGTGAACATGGACGGTGTGAAGCTTATGCTTGACACCTTCCACATGAACATTGAGGAAACCGACCCCGCCGCCTCGATCAGGAAAGCGGGAGAATACTTGGTTCACCTCCACGTCGCCGACAGCAACAGGCAATCCGTCGGTAGAGGCCACACCGACTTCAAAGGCATTGTGAAATCCCTGAAGGAGATCAACTATAAAGGATATTTAGCCATGGAGCCCCTCCCCCCAACCGCCGCTAACGTCTACGATTTAAGCCAGCTGGATCCATCCCTACTGGACCTATACGCCGAGGAATGTATAACTCAACTTAAGTTCTACGAAAAAGTCACATGA
- the trxA gene encoding thioredoxin: MKKIREMAGKLSTDKLSTEPVDVTDGEFSNFIEKHRLAIVDCWAAWCAPCRILSPIIDQLAKEYAGRIAFGKLNVDENPSTASKFSIMSIPTILVFHKGILVDKLIGVHPYQILKTRIEDYLNRFEGSQEKS; encoded by the coding sequence ATGAAGAAAATTAGGGAAATGGCTGGGAAGCTCTCTACGGACAAGTTGAGCACTGAACCTGTCGACGTGACGGATGGTGAATTTTCTAACTTCATCGAAAAACATAGGCTTGCGATCGTTGATTGCTGGGCTGCGTGGTGCGCCCCTTGCAGGATTCTCAGCCCAATAATCGACCAACTCGCCAAAGAGTACGCTGGAAGAATTGCCTTTGGAAAGCTGAACGTGGATGAAAACCCATCAACAGCCTCTAAATTCTCAATTATGAGCATCCCAACCATACTTGTTTTCCATAAGGGAATTTTAGTGGATAAGCTGATTGGAGTACACCCATATCAGATACTGAAGACTAGGATAGAAGACTATTTAAACCGATTCGAAGGGTCACAGGAGAAAAGCTGA
- a CDS encoding rubrerythrin family protein yields the protein MKKITTSNIETAYSGESQAHIRYLIFSTKAEEEGFPNIARLFKATAFAEQVHATNHYKALGNLGTTKENLQAAIEGETYEVEEMYPSFVAVAKLQEEKGAERTVNWALQAEKIHLGLYQKAKQSATEGRDVDIEKIQVCSMCGYTVEGEAPSRCPICGAPKNKFISY from the coding sequence ATGAAGAAAATAACGACGTCGAACATAGAAACCGCATACTCAGGTGAAAGCCAAGCCCATATAAGATACCTAATTTTCTCCACCAAAGCCGAGGAAGAGGGCTTCCCCAACATAGCCAGATTATTCAAGGCTACAGCCTTCGCAGAACAAGTGCACGCAACTAACCATTATAAAGCCCTAGGAAACCTCGGAACCACTAAAGAAAACCTCCAAGCCGCCATAGAGGGTGAAACATACGAAGTAGAGGAAATGTACCCCTCTTTCGTCGCAGTAGCGAAGCTTCAAGAAGAGAAAGGGGCTGAAAGAACCGTGAACTGGGCTCTACAAGCCGAAAAAATACACTTAGGCCTCTACCAAAAAGCCAAACAATCAGCCACCGAGGGAAGAGACGTTGACATAGAAAAAATACAAGTATGCTCAATGTGCGGATACACAGTTGAAGGAGAAGCCCCAAGCAGATGTCCTATATGCGGGGCACCCAAAAACAAATTCATCTCCTACTGA
- a CDS encoding arsenite methyltransferase, with protein MKKNEIKEVVKKRYSRIVEEGGSCCSVCGSCGLDVIEQARAIGYSEKELKSIPAWAIMGLGCGNPTALADLKEGETVLDLGSGGGIDVFLAANKVGPKGYVIGVDMTEEMIKRARETAKKFGYKNVEFRLGEIENLPLEDNSVDVIISNCVINLSPNKLRTFQEAYRVLKHGGRMMISDLVTEGKLPEDLRKNFEAWAGCIAGALEKSEYLDVIRKAGFKDVSVVSQNTFHESGLDSRLVGKITSIKVKAYK; from the coding sequence ATGAAAAAGAACGAAATAAAAGAAGTTGTAAAGAAAAGGTATTCAAGGATAGTTGAAGAAGGCGGTTCATGCTGTTCAGTTTGCGGTTCCTGCGGGCTTGACGTGATAGAGCAAGCTAGAGCTATTGGTTATTCTGAAAAAGAACTAAAAAGTATACCCGCATGGGCTATCATGGGCTTGGGCTGTGGCAATCCAACAGCTTTAGCAGATTTAAAGGAAGGAGAAACAGTCCTGGACTTAGGCTCCGGAGGGGGGATTGATGTATTCTTAGCAGCGAATAAAGTCGGGCCAAAAGGTTATGTCATTGGGGTTGATATGACAGAGGAGATGATTAAGAGAGCAAGGGAAACAGCAAAGAAATTTGGATACAAAAATGTAGAATTCAGGCTTGGCGAAATTGAGAACCTGCCTCTTGAAGATAACTCAGTTGATGTGATCATCAGCAATTGCGTCATTAATCTCTCTCCAAATAAGCTAAGAACATTCCAAGAAGCATACAGAGTCCTAAAACATGGTGGGAGAATGATGATTTCTGATCTGGTTACAGAAGGCAAACTGCCAGAGGATCTCAGAAAAAACTTTGAGGCTTGGGCTGGTTGCATTGCTGGAGCACTGGAGAAAAGCGAATATCTAGATGTTATAAGGAAAGCTGGGTTCAAGGATGTCAGCGTCGTATCTCAAAATACATTTCATGAATCAGGACTTGACAGCAGATTAGTTGGAAAAATCACTAGCATTAAAGTAAAAGCATACAAGTAA
- a CDS encoding acylphosphatase, whose amino-acid sequence MTVVRAHLYISGRVQGVFFRYETKAMALKLGVNGWVRNLPNGQVEALLEGEKENVEKLIEFCRKGPPGAHVTQVEVRWESPMGDLKSFMIKY is encoded by the coding sequence ATGACGGTGGTTAGGGCCCATTTATACATAAGCGGTAGGGTGCAAGGTGTTTTCTTCAGATATGAGACAAAGGCCATGGCGCTTAAACTCGGCGTTAACGGCTGGGTCAGGAACCTTCCCAACGGCCAAGTTGAAGCTTTATTGGAGGGTGAGAAAGAGAATGTGGAGAAGCTCATAGAATTCTGTCGGAAAGGGCCTCCAGGCGCTCACGTCACCCAAGTTGAGGTTAGATGGGAAAGTCCAATGGGCGATCTTAAAAGCTTCATGATCAAATACTAG
- a CDS encoding ARMT1-like domain-containing protein codes for MKAGIGCVPCTVRAALDMAEKASKDEREVLIILRKTLRFLSAVDYFEKTPAELHTIVSRIVKEVTGNPDPFKSIKQECNKRALKLIASLTKMMEGLDSLERLNLMIKASVYGNAMDFEVEGYDFKLEEFELNLAKCVERNPIINDVGKLLILLKNSGKIMYLLDNAGEIVFDKLLIQEISQLFKCKIVAVVKQSPVLNDATIEDANMVGLTDVCEVISTGDDHIGVHLDTSSLAFKESVEMSNLLIAKGQGNFETLTEYRSMIKKPICHLFKVKCKVVSDYMKVPVNSDVVSVWKPSVH; via the coding sequence GTGAAGGCGGGCATTGGATGTGTTCCATGCACTGTGAGAGCGGCGCTTGACATGGCTGAAAAGGCCTCTAAAGATGAGCGGGAGGTCTTGATTATTTTAAGAAAAACTTTGCGTTTCCTTTCCGCTGTTGATTACTTCGAAAAGACGCCTGCCGAGCTGCATACAATTGTTTCAAGAATCGTCAAGGAGGTAACTGGGAACCCGGATCCATTTAAGTCGATTAAACAGGAGTGCAATAAAAGGGCTTTAAAGCTTATAGCTTCGCTTACGAAAATGATGGAAGGCTTGGATAGTTTAGAGCGTCTGAATTTGATGATTAAAGCCTCCGTGTATGGCAACGCCATGGACTTCGAGGTTGAAGGTTACGATTTTAAATTGGAGGAATTCGAATTAAACTTAGCGAAGTGCGTAGAGCGGAACCCGATAATAAACGATGTGGGTAAACTGTTGATTTTACTTAAAAACTCTGGAAAAATCATGTATTTGCTTGATAACGCTGGGGAAATCGTCTTTGATAAACTGCTTATACAAGAGATTTCTCAACTATTCAAATGTAAGATCGTCGCGGTGGTTAAACAAAGTCCTGTCCTGAACGACGCTACTATTGAAGACGCGAACATGGTTGGGTTAACTGATGTATGCGAGGTGATCTCGACTGGAGATGATCATATAGGTGTTCACCTTGATACTTCTTCCTTAGCGTTTAAAGAATCTGTTGAAATGTCAAATCTATTGATCGCGAAAGGTCAGGGAAATTTTGAAACTCTAACCGAGTACCGTTCGATGATTAAAAAACCGATATGCCACTTATTCAAAGTTAAATGTAAGGTGGTTTCTGATTATATGAAGGTTCCAGTAAATAGTGATGTAGTTTCGGTTTGGAAGCCTAGCGTTCATTAA